A portion of the Lolium rigidum isolate FL_2022 chromosome 1, APGP_CSIRO_Lrig_0.1, whole genome shotgun sequence genome contains these proteins:
- the LOC124657587 gene encoding uncharacterized protein LOC124657587 — protein sequence MALRILNLTTSSSGCERNWSVFEQVDAKRRNKLDIRRRDDLVYIQFNGRMMDKRKKFESSCDVLLGEDASMAQDWICEGAYKDEEVDPITGLPYSNSDDALGGTEAMQPRRSARVRELHEVEEFVSDEEEEQVVVNEDEIEFESDDDGVLETKDNEDEEEPIES from the exons ATGGCTTTAAGGATACTCAACTTGACCACAAGTTCATCCGGATGTGAAAGAAATTGGAGCGTTTTTGAACAA GTTGATGCAAAGAGGAGAAATAAACTAGATATCCGCCGTAGAGATGATCTAGTTTATATTCAATTCAATGGAAGAATGATGGACAAGAGAAAGAAGTTTGAGTCATCTTGTGATGTTCTCCTTGGTGAAGATGCTTCCATGGCACAAGATTGGATATGTGAAGGAGCTTACAAAGATGAGGAGGTTGATCCAATTACGGGGCTTCCATACTCCAATAGTGATGATGCACTGGGAGGTACTGAAGCTATGCAACCTCGTAGAAGTGCAAGAGTGAGAGAACTCCATGAGGTGGAAGAGTTTGtttccgatgaagaggaagaacaagTAGTTGTCAATGAGGATGAGATAGAGTTCGAGTCTGATGATGATGGGGTGCTAGAGACCAAAGacaatgaagatgaggaggagccgATTGAGTCTTGA